In a genomic window of Sphingomonas koreensis:
- a CDS encoding TadE/TadG family type IV pilus assembly protein — MIPLALSAGTGRRLGRDTSGVAMLEFAFGLPVLLLMSLTGAELTNYIITKMRISQIALQLADNSARMGSGSQLESKKIYETDINDLLTGANLQSGELALLANGYVTISSVEPHETTAGRYRIRWQRCKGSQTSLTSTIGTQTDTRTTIGAGTTTGFGLPGRQVTAPSGGVTMIVQVRYRYQPLIKTSLSPTSEINEIASMMVRDARNTSDDSSLGVTNARHPRGINYTPGMTRSLCAGQELEITEKRP, encoded by the coding sequence ATGATACCCCTCGCCCTGAGCGCAGGCACAGGCCGGCGGCTCGGCCGCGACACCAGCGGGGTGGCGATGCTCGAATTCGCCTTCGGTCTGCCGGTCCTGCTGCTGATGAGCCTGACCGGGGCGGAACTGACCAACTACATCATCACCAAGATGCGCATCAGCCAGATCGCATTGCAGCTGGCCGACAACTCGGCGCGCATGGGGTCCGGCAGCCAGCTCGAATCCAAGAAGATCTACGAAACCGACATCAATGATCTGCTCACCGGCGCGAACCTGCAATCGGGCGAACTGGCCCTGCTGGCCAACGGCTATGTCACGATCTCAAGCGTCGAGCCGCATGAGACCACGGCCGGCCGCTATCGTATCCGGTGGCAGCGCTGCAAAGGCAGCCAGACCAGCCTGACCTCCACCATCGGCACCCAGACGGACACCAGGACGACCATCGGCGCGGGTACCACCACGGGTTTCGGTCTGCCCGGCCGCCAGGTCACGGCGCCTTCAGGTGGCGTTACGATGATCGTCCAGGTTCGCTACCGCTACCAGCCCCTGATCAAGACGTCGCTCTCACCAACGAGCGAAATCAATGAAATCGCTTCGATGATGGTCCGCGACGCCCGCAACACCAGCGACGACAGTTCCCTCGGCGTGACCAATGCCAGGCATCCGCGTGGCATCAACTATACTCCAGGGATGACGCGATCGCTGTGCGCGGGTCAGGAGCTGGAAATTACCGAAAAGCGTCCTTAG
- a CDS encoding TadE/TadG family type IV pilus assembly protein — protein sequence MWLNGTGDEASMIQRARAANSARTWLTSLARDTRGNTIAIIAASIIPLAGMVGGGVDISRMYIVKTRLQHACDAGALAGRKLMGGGSWSANNYAARDEAGRFFDANFNPEAYGTTLEAPATRRSFTESAGKVTGTARAVVPMTLMRVFGKTSETLTVSCDAEMRLPNTDVMFVLDTTGSMNYCPNGSSSCNGNANSRIAALRVAVKCFYQIVARLDVADVDCEGDEPNGGTGNQVQIRFGFVPYSTNVNVGRLLPNDYFVDQWDYQTRRANMAVPPQRTNTYWETYGGGSINQSECLSFMKNETFPNFTPTATDSGGPAPEPTVVSSFPHDGEATESGNNGEWGWNNAPDTKGTTRSCRRRRTDTTTFYVEKFSSWTYNQMSVNVSGLKAGGSNWNSSFTMPSSLTDSETQSVADPVTGSNGRDIPQATITWSGCIEERQTDATTDYDPIPTDALDLNIDMVPNSDESRWKPALPQLIFTRARTSGNNYNFTGPNWVDGNTGNWNVNSVTNSTDYNNSSMFFCPTEARKLQSWTDPSVFQNYVNSLDPDGNTYHDIGIIWGARLMSPTGIFRSENEATPNGGEIERHMIFMTDGDTNANNYDYSAYGLPFFDARQTPGNPSKAQLEEQVNLRFLAICRWVRNKRITLWVINFGEGQSQATQDRLEQCASEGRYFSNPTAADLQNTFKSIADQISQLRLTR from the coding sequence ATGTGGCTCAATGGAACCGGGGACGAGGCATCGATGATCCAGCGCGCAAGGGCCGCGAACAGCGCCCGCACATGGTTGACGTCACTCGCACGCGACACCCGCGGCAACACGATTGCGATCATCGCAGCATCGATCATTCCGCTGGCAGGCATGGTTGGCGGCGGCGTGGACATCAGCCGCATGTACATCGTCAAGACGCGGCTGCAACACGCCTGTGACGCGGGCGCGCTTGCGGGGCGCAAGCTGATGGGCGGCGGCAGCTGGTCGGCAAACAATTATGCGGCGCGGGACGAGGCCGGGCGCTTCTTCGACGCCAACTTCAATCCTGAAGCTTATGGCACCACGCTCGAGGCACCGGCCACGCGCCGCAGCTTCACCGAAAGCGCGGGCAAGGTCACAGGGACCGCTCGGGCGGTCGTGCCGATGACGCTGATGCGCGTGTTCGGCAAGACCAGCGAAACTCTCACCGTCAGCTGCGACGCCGAAATGCGGCTGCCGAACACCGACGTGATGTTCGTGCTCGATACCACCGGATCGATGAACTACTGCCCAAATGGCAGCTCGAGCTGCAACGGCAACGCGAACTCGCGGATCGCCGCGCTTCGGGTCGCGGTGAAGTGCTTCTACCAGATCGTCGCCCGGCTCGACGTGGCCGACGTCGATTGCGAAGGCGACGAACCCAATGGCGGCACGGGCAATCAGGTGCAGATCCGCTTCGGTTTCGTGCCCTATTCGACCAATGTGAACGTCGGCAGGCTGCTGCCCAACGACTATTTCGTCGATCAGTGGGACTATCAGACACGCAGAGCCAACATGGCCGTCCCGCCGCAGCGCACCAATACCTATTGGGAAACCTACGGTGGCGGTTCGATCAACCAGAGCGAATGCCTGTCGTTCATGAAGAACGAGACATTCCCCAATTTCACGCCGACGGCGACCGATTCCGGCGGCCCGGCACCGGAACCGACCGTCGTGTCGTCTTTCCCCCATGACGGAGAGGCAACCGAGAGCGGCAATAACGGCGAATGGGGCTGGAACAACGCGCCCGACACAAAAGGGACGACGCGCAGCTGCCGCCGCCGCCGCACCGATACGACGACCTTCTATGTCGAGAAGTTCTCCAGCTGGACCTACAACCAGATGTCGGTGAACGTCAGCGGACTTAAGGCCGGTGGTAGCAACTGGAACAGCAGCTTCACCATGCCGAGTTCGCTGACCGATTCCGAGACGCAGTCGGTGGCCGACCCGGTCACCGGTTCCAACGGGCGGGACATTCCGCAGGCGACGATCACCTGGTCGGGTTGCATCGAGGAACGGCAGACCGATGCGACGACCGACTATGATCCGATCCCGACCGACGCGCTCGATCTCAATATCGACATGGTGCCGAACAGCGACGAATCGCGCTGGAAGCCGGCGCTTCCGCAGTTGATCTTCACGCGCGCGCGAACCAGCGGCAACAACTATAACTTCACCGGTCCCAATTGGGTTGACGGGAACACAGGCAACTGGAACGTGAACTCGGTCACCAACAGCACCGACTACAACAATAGTTCGATGTTCTTCTGCCCCACCGAGGCACGCAAACTTCAGAGCTGGACCGATCCGTCAGTCTTCCAGAACTATGTCAACTCGCTCGACCCCGATGGCAACACCTATCACGATATCGGCATAATCTGGGGCGCACGCCTCATGTCGCCGACGGGCATTTTCAGGAGCGAGAACGAGGCGACGCCGAACGGCGGCGAGATCGAGCGCCACATGATCTTCATGACCGACGGCGACACGAATGCCAACAATTACGATTATTCCGCTTACGGTCTTCCCTTCTTCGACGCCCGCCAGACGCCTGGCAACCCCAGCAAGGCACAGCTGGAGGAGCAGGTGAACCTGCGCTTCCTGGCGATCTGCCGCTGGGTCCGAAACAAGCGCATCACGCTCTGGGTGATCAATTTCGGCGAAGGACAAAGTCAGGCTACGCAGGATCGTCTTGAGCAATGTGCGTCGGAGGGCCGCTACTTCTCGAATCCGACCGCCGCTGACCTCCAGAACACCTTCAAGTCGATTGCCGACCAGATCTCGCAGCTGAGGCTCACCCGGTGA
- the pdhA gene encoding pyruvate dehydrogenase (acetyl-transferring) E1 component subunit alpha, with translation MRVNVAKAPAKSRKIEPAVTNRERPNEPDRYKASKEELLEFYRQMLLIRRFEEKAGQLYGLGFIGGFCHLYIGQEAVAVGLQSALDGEKDSVITGYRDHGHMLAYGIDPKEIMAELTGRAAGISRGKGGSMHMFSTEKKFYGGHGIVGAQVSLGTGLAFTHKYNEDGGVAMAYFGDGASNQGQVYESFNMAELWKLPIIYVIENNQYAMGTSVNRSSSEDQLYRRGESFRIPGIQVDGMDVLACRGAAEEALAWVRAGKGPIILEMKTYRYRGHSMSDPAKYRSRDEVQSVRDNSDPIEGVKKELEAAGVKEDELKAIEAEIRKAVNESADFAEQTPEPDPAELYTDVLVGTY, from the coding sequence ATGAGGGTCAACGTGGCAAAAGCGCCGGCCAAGAGCCGTAAAATAGAACCAGCTGTAACTAACCGTGAACGTCCAAACGAACCGGATCGGTACAAGGCCTCGAAAGAGGAGCTGCTGGAATTCTATCGCCAGATGCTGCTCATCCGCCGCTTCGAGGAGAAGGCGGGCCAGCTCTACGGTCTCGGCTTCATCGGCGGCTTCTGCCACCTCTATATCGGGCAGGAAGCGGTCGCGGTCGGCCTTCAGTCGGCGCTGGATGGCGAGAAGGACTCGGTAATCACCGGCTACCGCGATCATGGTCACATGCTCGCCTACGGCATCGATCCCAAGGAGATCATGGCCGAGTTGACCGGCCGCGCCGCGGGCATTTCGCGCGGCAAGGGCGGGTCGATGCACATGTTCTCGACCGAGAAGAAGTTCTACGGCGGCCACGGTATCGTCGGCGCGCAGGTCTCGCTCGGCACCGGCCTCGCCTTTACGCACAAGTATAACGAGGACGGCGGCGTCGCGATGGCCTATTTCGGCGACGGCGCGTCGAACCAGGGCCAGGTCTACGAATCGTTCAACATGGCCGAGCTGTGGAAGCTCCCGATCATCTACGTGATCGAGAACAACCAGTACGCCATGGGCACGAGCGTCAACCGCTCCTCTTCCGAGGACCAGCTCTATCGCCGGGGCGAGAGCTTCCGCATTCCGGGCATCCAGGTCGACGGCATGGACGTGCTGGCGTGCCGCGGCGCGGCGGAGGAAGCTCTGGCATGGGTGCGCGCGGGCAAGGGCCCGATCATCCTCGAGATGAAGACCTATCGCTATCGCGGCCACTCGATGTCGGATCCGGCGAAGTACCGCTCGCGCGACGAGGTCCAGTCGGTGCGCGACAACAGCGATCCGATCGAGGGCGTGAAGAAGGAACTCGAAGCCGCGGGCGTCAAGGAAGACGAGCTGAAGGCGATCGAGGCCGAGATCCGCAAGGCGGTCAACGAATCCGCCGACTTTGCCGAGCAGACGCCGGAGCCCGATCCGGCCGAATTGTATACCGATGTTCTGGTGGGGACGTACTGA
- a CDS encoding pyruvate dehydrogenase complex E1 component subunit beta, translated as MAIELKMPALSPTMEEGTLAKWLVKEGDTVKSGDILAEIETDKATMEFEAVDEGTIASILVAEGTDNVKVGTVIATIAGEGEDASAPAAPAPAPAAEAPKAVEPEPGEDGAPKKADSGTKQLASDKAATVADPEVPAGTEMVKTTVREALRDAMAEEMRADGRVFVMGEEVAEYQGAYKVTQGLLDEFGAKRVIDTPITEYGFAGVGTGAAMGGLKPVIEFMTFNFAMQAIDHIINSAAKTNYMSGGQMRCPIVFRGPNGAASRVAAQHSQNFGPWYASVPGLIVIAPYDAADAKGLLKAAIRSEDPVVFLENELMYGRSFDVPKLDDWVLPIGKARIVREGRDVTIVSYSIGVGVALEAAEALAGEGIDAEVIDLRTLRPLDKATVLESLKKTNRMVVVEEGWPVCSIASEIVTIAMEEGFDDLDAPVIRVTNEDVPLPYAANLEKLALITADKVVAGVKKVTYRA; from the coding sequence ATGGCGATTGAGCTCAAGATGCCGGCGCTGTCGCCCACGATGGAAGAGGGCACCCTCGCCAAGTGGCTGGTCAAGGAAGGCGACACCGTGAAATCCGGCGATATCCTCGCCGAGATCGAAACCGACAAGGCGACGATGGAATTCGAAGCCGTTGATGAGGGAACGATCGCGTCGATCCTGGTCGCCGAGGGCACCGATAACGTGAAGGTCGGCACCGTGATCGCGACGATCGCGGGCGAGGGCGAGGATGCCTCGGCCCCCGCCGCACCTGCGCCTGCTCCGGCGGCAGAGGCGCCCAAGGCTGTTGAGCCCGAGCCGGGCGAAGATGGTGCGCCCAAGAAGGCGGACAGCGGCACCAAGCAGCTCGCCAGCGACAAGGCGGCGACAGTGGCCGATCCCGAAGTGCCCGCGGGCACCGAGATGGTGAAGACCACCGTCCGCGAAGCGCTGCGCGATGCGATGGCCGAGGAAATGCGCGCGGATGGCCGCGTGTTCGTGATGGGCGAGGAAGTCGCCGAATATCAGGGCGCGTACAAGGTGACGCAGGGCCTGCTCGACGAGTTCGGCGCCAAGCGCGTGATCGACACGCCGATCACCGAATACGGCTTTGCCGGCGTCGGCACCGGCGCGGCGATGGGCGGCCTCAAGCCGGTCATCGAGTTCATGACGTTCAACTTCGCCATGCAGGCGATCGATCACATCATCAACTCGGCGGCCAAGACCAACTACATGTCGGGTGGCCAGATGCGCTGCCCGATCGTGTTCCGCGGCCCCAACGGTGCGGCGAGCCGTGTCGCGGCGCAGCACTCGCAGAATTTCGGCCCCTGGTATGCCAGCGTGCCGGGCCTGATCGTGATCGCGCCCTATGACGCGGCCGATGCCAAGGGCCTGCTCAAGGCGGCGATCCGTTCGGAAGACCCGGTCGTGTTCCTTGAGAACGAGCTGATGTACGGCCGCAGCTTCGACGTGCCGAAGCTCGACGACTGGGTGCTGCCGATCGGCAAGGCACGCATCGTCCGTGAGGGCAGGGACGTGACGATCGTGTCCTATTCGATCGGCGTCGGCGTCGCGCTCGAAGCAGCCGAGGCGCTGGCGGGCGAGGGGATCGACGCGGAGGTCATCGATCTGCGCACCCTGCGTCCGCTGGACAAGGCGACGGTGCTTGAGAGCCTGAAGAAAACCAATCGCATGGTCGTGGTCGAGGAAGGCTGGCCGGTCTGCTCGATCGCGTCGGAAATCGTGACGATCGCGATGGAAGAAGGCTTTGACGACCTTGATGCGCCGGTCATCCGCGTGACCAACGAGGACGTGCCGCTGCCTTATGCGGCAAATCTCGAGAAGCTGGCGCTCATCACCGCGGACAAGGTGGTCGCGGGCGTCAAGAAGGTGACTTACCGCGCCTAA
- a CDS encoding FtsB family cell division protein: MARATPFKAILTRAGLPAVAIIFMGFFAYSAVLGPNGVLTYGDYKRQLAVKQGELAKLEKERSELRNRVALLNQKGADPDMVDELTRKKLNVVHPDEVIVPLN, encoded by the coding sequence ATGGCACGTGCAACCCCGTTCAAGGCGATCCTGACGCGAGCCGGTCTTCCGGCCGTTGCGATCATCTTCATGGGCTTCTTCGCCTACTCGGCGGTATTGGGGCCGAACGGGGTGCTCACCTATGGCGACTACAAGCGCCAGCTTGCAGTGAAGCAGGGTGAGCTCGCCAAGCTCGAGAAGGAGCGCAGCGAGCTGCGCAACCGCGTCGCCTTGCTCAACCAGAAGGGCGCCGACCCCGACATGGTGGACGAGCTGACGCGCAAGAAGCTCAACGTCGTCCACCCCGACGAAGTGATCGTTCCGCTCAATTGA
- a CDS encoding TadE/TadG family type IV pilus assembly protein has translation MTLRVHLPRVLAGDRRGATIVEFAIVAPVLGMLLLGAFDIAHTLYMRAALQGVVQKAARDLSLESGLTTAKQDEIDGKVKAQVKALANNGTVSITRQYYRSYEHAAVSRFEPWTDTNNNGTCDGPQGGTPGEPYEDTNNNGRWDGTGGNLGQGGAKDAVLYTASITYPRFFPIYNLIGGSRTTKVTASTILRNQPYGDQAVSAVRTCP, from the coding sequence GTGACCCTGCGCGTCCACCTTCCGCGCGTACTTGCCGGGGACCGGCGCGGCGCTACCATCGTGGAATTCGCGATCGTGGCGCCCGTACTCGGCATGCTGCTGCTCGGCGCGTTCGACATCGCGCACACGCTCTACATGCGCGCGGCGCTTCAGGGCGTGGTACAGAAGGCCGCACGCGACCTGTCGCTCGAATCCGGCCTGACCACGGCGAAGCAGGACGAGATCGATGGCAAGGTGAAGGCACAGGTCAAGGCGCTGGCCAACAACGGGACGGTCTCGATCACACGGCAATACTACCGGTCGTACGAACATGCCGCCGTATCGAGGTTCGAGCCCTGGACTGACACGAACAACAACGGAACGTGCGACGGCCCGCAAGGCGGCACCCCGGGCGAGCCCTATGAGGACACCAACAACAACGGCCGCTGGGACGGCACCGGGGGCAATCTGGGCCAGGGCGGCGCGAAGGACGCGGTACTCTATACCGCGTCGATCACCTATCCGCGCTTCTTCCCGATCTACAATCTGATCGGCGGATCGCGCACGACCAAGGTTACCGCATCGACCATCCTGCGCAACCAGCCCTATGGCGATCAGGCCGTCTCGGCCGTGAGGACTTGCCCATGA